The Tenrec ecaudatus isolate mTenEca1 chromosome 12, mTenEca1.hap1, whole genome shotgun sequence genomic interval GGGGCCTCCGGGGTGGGCGCCCGGCGGTGCAGGATCTCGGCCTGCAGCTCCAGGGTGCCGTGGGCGGCCAGCAGCTCGTAGAGCCGCCGGATCTCCGCCGGCGGGGGCGTCCAGGCCGGCCCGTGGGCGGGCAGCTCCACCTCCTCATCGCTGCAGGGCACGCACCAGTCCTCGGCTTCCCCCTCCGCCGGCTCCTCCCGGCCCGCTGCGCGGGGGGCTTCATCCTGGGCCTCCGCGGCCCCGGGCCCCTCTCGCTTGGCCTCCTCCCGGTCGCCTTCCCTTTCCTCCGGGGCCGTAGTGACTTTAGCCGGGGGACCTCCGGTGTCCTCCACGGCCAGAGCCTGGAGGCCGGAGGTCACTTCCCCTTCTTCGGACAGAGGCGCCGCCGTGGTGGCCGCTGAGTCTCCATGAACCCGAGTAAGGGACATGGGCCACTACGCCGGGggtccgcccccctccccccaaaggatGGAGCTCCCCGGGGTCGCGGGAGGGTGTCTCCTGCCAACCAGACTCCCACTGCGGCCCCTGCCGGAGTGAGACGGCCGGTCCCCGGGAGGGGGTGCTCAGATGCGCCGTCCCCTCCCGTATCCAATTTTCCCCGCGACCCACTTTTCGAGTCCCGGAGGCCGCGGAGAGGGGCGGACCCACGCTTCTCGCCCCTCCCCATCACCAGCCCGGGCGCCCCTTCCGGTTCGCGGAAGCGCCACTTCGGCCGCCGTAAGCACCGGGCGCTAAGACCCGCCTCCCCGGCTGCGAAGGGTCGCATGACGCAGGCGCAAAGGCAGGCCCCGGAGGCTCCGCCCTACGCAAAGCGCTCAAAAGAGGAACGTTAAGGCCAGTTTGCACATGCGCAGCGGGCACAAGCAGCTTCTACCCACAGTAAAGATGGCCCCCGGGACGGCGCACGCGCACACCGCCCCGCGGACCACCCgcccgccaggaggcagcatcaCCGGCCGGGTGGTGAGCTGACCAAAGGACCGATCGAGGCTGGAGGAGAGTCTCATGCAGTCTCCGTTTATTGGTGTTTCAGACCCATGCAGCATCCGGCATACAAAACGGGGAATCAGtttgatatatatgtatgtattaggAACTCTCGATCCCCCCCTCCcggccacttaaaaaaaaacaacacccagCTAACTCCAAACTGCGTCGCAGCTAGGTCCCCGCCTCCCCCGCAGGGCGGTCGCTGTCGCGTTGCAGCAAATACTCCTTGCTCTCTTGGAAAAGAAATAATAGAGCTCCCTGCCCCTCTCTGGCTCTACGGCTGGGCTGGAAGCTttggtccttttttttttgtattctttCCTTACAAAGACGTGGAAGACCTGAGCCCCACGCCTCTAGAAACACTGACTGGTGTTAAAAAGCCCAAGTGGGCGAGTCAACAAGATTGACCAGGGAAGAGTCAACTGCCAtggctcccctccccttccctcccctgttaGCTCGGAAGACTTACACCACTCTTGCACTTGTCCCCAGACTTGGCCTGGCTGCCAACTCTGGGACCCCTGAGGTAccctccgggggtggggggggcgtctGGGACTGAGTGGTCCCAGCAGAGAACAGTCAGAGCCCCTGGGGGCTGGCAGGGATCCCACCCGGAGCCTGATCAAAGTGCTGGAGATTTTGCAGATTACGGTGGCAAGAGGGTGGAAAGGGACGATGCTGAGGGGAGATGAGGAAGTGGGatgtggagagggaagggaattTGAAAAAGGGGGAGAGAAAGGCATGGAGGGGCAAGATACCAAGACCATGAAAGTTGGGTTGGGAGGGGGAGGCGGTGCAGGGAGGCTGGAGACACGCAGGGGCTGCTGAGAGTGCAGAGTCTTGGGCGATGTTCAGGGAGGCTGACAGAAGTGCAGGGCTGGCGGTGGGAGAGGCTAGAGGGGATGCAGGCAGGACAGGGGGGCTGGAAACAGTGCAGGGAGAAGGGAGGCTTCTGGTGGGCAGAGGAGTTTGGCAGGATGCAGGAGCAGGGAAGAAGCTGTAAACAAGGCCACTCGGGCTCCCTTGGtccctacaggtgggggccagggCCATCACTTGGGCTCCCCCCCAGGGGAGGGATGGGCCCAAGGCAGCTCCCAACAGGAAGAAAAGTCTTGGAATGCAGGGCAGAGCCCCTCACTTATACactgtgggggaggaggagagacagacagaggggTAGGGGGTAGAAACAAGGGAAGACAAAGGCAAAATGGGGTGGACAGACAGGAGAGAGCAGGGGCAGGAGTTAGTAAGCATCCCCTGCCAGCCCTTCCACTCCTCCCAGCCTGACCCCGGACCCCACTCACCGCCCAGGTTGATGACGCAGGAGGCGATGATGATGAGAACCCCCCCTACCAGCGCCACGATGCTTAAGAGCTTGGCCACGCGGCCCAAACGCTGGGCCCCATCCACGTCCCCCTGCTGCAGGCTGTTCCGGgactggggtgagggtggggaccatgggccaagtcaggagaagccccgCCAGGCAGAGATCAGGTGAAGGTAGTCGTCCATTGGAGTGGAGATAGGCCAGGGGTGACGGGAGGCAAGAGGATTGGGGAGGTAGGCGGAGGAGGGCATAGGTCAGCAAGGGCAGGTACAACCATGTGTCTTCACACCCTCCCAACTGAATGGACAGGCCAGAAGTGGCTCAGAGGCTCAGTCGTGTCTGGGAGAGGCAAGCAGAGGCCGGTCATTGGGCAGGGGTCGGGCATCCAtgcagagaggggaggaagggaaggccAGGCCACTCCTGGGGTTCTGGGCCAGTGCTGGCAGGAAGCCTGGAGGGGGGTCCCCATAGGGCTCACCATGACAGCATAAGCGAAGGCCACAATGTTGACGGGCCACATGGGGCAGAAGCAGGACAGGATGGCGAGGATGATGTAGTCCCGAGGTTTCTGGGTGCCttcacccccctccaccccaggcCCTGTCAGCTGGGAGCTGGGGTGGCGGCTCAGGCTACCTCTGGGGGATCCTGGGTGTCCACCGTGAGCCCTGCCTATTCTGTCCTCCTCAACCAGCTGCTGTAGCACGCGGGGGGGTGCCCCATTGACGGGGGGGCTTTTGGCAGAGGGTGATGAGTGAGGCTGGGGGGCTGGGCCCTCTTCCCCATCACCAGCTGGAAGGGGCACGACTGCCCCATTCTCTTGCTTCTCTCCCATACTCTCCGTCAGAGCCTCTGGGCTGGGATTCTCCTGGGAAGAGGGCTCTGGCTGGAGGGCAGGCTTGGGGTCAGGCTGGGAACCTGGCTGAGGGTCTAACTGCGGGTCCGGTTGGGAGGCAGCTGCTGGAGCTGGCTCAGGAGGGGCAGCGGGCTCTAGCTGGGTGGGCCCCTGGCCAGTAGTGACCTCTTTGCTTTCCTCCGATTTGGCTACTGGGGATTGGCGTGCTTCTTCCGGGCTAGGGCTGGCCTGGGTTTCTCCTCCTGGGGTGGAGCTGAGGTCTGTGGCCTGGGCTGTGTCTGGGGCTCCAGCGGGGGTCTCTGTCGAAGCCAGCCCAGCCTTAGGCTCCTTGGGCCCCAAGTCTACAGGAGCCTCAGAGGCATCTAGTTCTGGCTGCTTGGCTTCTGGCTTGTCTGGGACCCCAGGTGGGACCTCGGGCTGGGGAGGGCCCATTCCAGCTTCGGGATGGTCAAGCCCTTCTCCCTGAGTCTGGGGACTTTCCGTGACCCCTTTTATCTCAGTGCCCGCGGAGCCGCTGGCTGCCATCTTGAGATTGGAGATGGGAGCAGGCCCCCAGCAAATCCTGCAAGAGGAGACAGGCTGGGTGTGAGGCGAGAAGGGCTGGCCAGGTCCCGGGACGACCAGTCCCAGAGGGCTCCGGCTCTGCTCTCGCCTCTGGACCAGCCCAGGGCTAGTCTTTGCGGAGGAGAAAAGTTGTAGTTTCCTttgccctgggggtggggaaagccctggggagccccccggGAGGATCAACCCTTTTGGAAATCCAGTATCTTCCCCCTGGTCTCTTCCCAGCCTCTCCCCGGCAAGATCCAGGCTCAGGTCCTGGTGAAGGCGCTGTATCCCCAAATCAACAAGCAGCGCAGAGCTGCAGGGGCACTCCGACATTCATTCCTTGGCGGCCTCCCCCTCCTCCCGGGGCGCTCCCGGCGGAGGTACAGGTGTTCTAGCTGCGCGTCGGGGAGCGCAAGGCCCCTCGGCCCCTCCCTGGGGAGTCCTGGCCATCTCCC includes:
- the PAGR1 gene encoding PAXIP1-associated glutamate-rich protein 1 isoform X2, coding for MSLTRVHGDSAATTAAPLSEEGEVTSGLQALAVEDTGGPPAKVTTAPEEREGDREEAKREGPGAAEAQDEAPRAAGREEPAEGEAEDWCVPCSDEEVELPAHGPAWTPPPAEIRRLYELLAAHGTLELQAEILHRRAPTPEAPSEEERSDEEPEPKEEEEEKPHVPTEFDFDDEPMTPKDSLIDRRRTPGSSGRSQKREARLDKVLSDMKRHKKLEEQILRTGRDLFSLDSEDPSPSSSPLRAAGSSLFPRQRKY
- the PAGR1 gene encoding PAXIP1-associated glutamate-rich protein 1 isoform X1, whose translation is MSLTRVHGDSAATTAAPLSEEGEVTSGLQALAVEDTGGPPAKVTTAPEEREGDREEAKREGPGAAEAQDEAPRAAGREEPAEGEAEDWCVPCSDEEVELPAHGPAWTPPPAEIRRLYELLAAHGTLELQAEILHRRAPTPEAPSEEERSDEEPEPKEEEEEKPHVPTEFDFDDEPMTPKDSLIDRRRTPGTGSSGRSQKREARLDKVLSDMKRHKKLEEQILRTGRDLFSLDSEDPSPSSSPLRAAGSSLFPRQRKY
- the PRRT2 gene encoding LOW QUALITY PROTEIN: proline-rich transmembrane protein 2 (The sequence of the model RefSeq protein was modified relative to this genomic sequence to represent the inferred CDS: deleted 1 base in 1 codon), with protein sequence MAASGSAGTEIKGVTESPQTQGEGLDHPEAGMGPPQPEVPPGVPDKPEAKQPELDASEAPVDLGPKEPKAGLASTETPAGAPDTAQATDLSSTPGGETQASPSPEEARQSPVAKSEESKEVTTGQGPTQLEPAAPPEPAPAAASQPDPQLDPQPGSQPDPKPALQPEPSSQENPSPEALTESMGEKQENGAVVPLPAGDGEEGPAPQPHSSPSAKSPPVNGAPPRVLQQLVEEDRIGRAHGGHPGSPRGSLSRHPSSQLTGPGVEGGEGTQKPRDYIILAILSCFCPMWPVNIVAFAYAVMSRNSLQQGDVDGAQRLGRVAKLLSIVALVGGVLIIIASCVINLGGEWGPGSGGRSGRAGRGCLLTPAPALSCLSTPFCLCLPLFLPPTPLSVSPPPPQCISEGLCPAFQDFSSCWELPWAHPSPGGEPK